The Desulfuromonadaceae bacterium nucleotide sequence TCACATCCGCGAACTGAACAATGCATTTCCGGATGAGCCGGTACTGTTCACCAAACCGACAACCAGCATTATCGTTGACGGCGAACAAATCATTATTCCTCCATATTCGGCCGATTGTCACCACGAGGTGGAACTTGCCGTGTTGATCGGTGCAACCGGGAAAGATATTCCTCCGCACCGGGCGTTGCAACATGTGGCGGGGTACGGTGTTGCCCTCGATATGACCCTGCGTGATGTCCAGAGCGCGCTGAAAGCCAAAGGACTCCCGTGGGACAAGGCCAAAGGGTTTGATACCTCCTGTCCTCTATCCCCCTTCGTCGCGGCGGAGGCGGTCGCCGATCCACAGCGGTTGCGTATTGCGCTACGCGTCAACGGGGCGTTGCGGCAGGATGCCACCACCGCCCTGATGATGCGCAGCATCCCGGAGTTAATCGCTGCCGCTTCGGCGATTTTCACGCTGGAAGCGGGGGATATCCTGCTTACCGGAACCCCTGCCGGTGTCGCGGCGGTCAAAAGTGGCGATGTGCTTGAGGCGGAGATTGAGCAGGTCGGACGGCTGCGGGTCACGGTTGCCTGAAACAGACTGGTTGTCCGGACGCACCAATAAAAAACGCCCTCGTTACGCGAGGGCGTTTTTTATTGGTGCGAATAGTATGTCCAGTGACCAGCGAATTATTTTTCCAGCAAGACCGCATGTGCCGCCGCGAGGCGGGCGATCGGTACCCGGAACGGCGAGCAGGAAACGTAGTCGAGGCCAATTTGATGGCAGAAAATGACCGACGACGGTTCCCCGCCGTGCTCACCGCAAATGCCGAGCTTGATCCCCGGTCGTCCGGCGCGCCCTTTCTCACACCCCATCTTGACCAGCAGGCCAACCCCTTCCTGATCGATGGCAACGAAGGGGTCGTTCGGGAAAAGGTCTTTCTCGACGTAGAAGGGCAGGAATCTCCCGGCATCATCGCGTGACAGCCCGTAGGTGGTCTGGGTCAGGTCGTTGGTGCCAAAGGAGAAGAATTCGGCTTCGGCCGCAATCACGTCGGCGGTCAATGCGGCGCGCGGCAGTTCGATCATTGTTCCGATCAGATACTCAACCTTCACGCCGTAGCGGGCGATCACGGCATCCGCGACCTTGATGGCGTTGGCGCGCAGCACCGCCAGTTCACGCACTTCGCTGACCAGCGGAATCATGATTTCGGGGATGATGGCGTACCCCTCGTTTTTGTTCAGTTCGCAGGCGGCTTCCATGATCGCCTGAACCTGCATGTCATAGATTTCGGGGTAGGTGATGGCCAGACGGCAGCCACGGTGGCCGAGCATCGGATTGAATTCGTGCAACGCTTCAACCTTGGCTTTGAGTGTCGCCGCGGGAACGCCGATGTCCTTTGACAGGGCATCAATTTCCTTGTCGGTGTGCGGCAGGAATTCATGCAACGGCGGGTCGAGCAGGCGGATGGTGACCGGCAGACCTTTCATGACCCGGAAGAGTCCGAGGAAATCACCTTTTTGCATCGGCAGGATTTTTTCGAGGGCTTTCTTGCGCCCTTCAACATCTTCGGCAAGAATCATTTCGCGGACCGCCATGATCCGGTCGCCTTCAAAGAACATGTGCTCGGTGCGACACAAGCCGATCCCCTCGGCCCCGAAATCGCGGGCCACCTGGGCGTCGTGCGGAGTGTCGGCGTTGGTGCGGACCTTCATGGTGCGGATGTTGTCGGCCCAGACCATCAGCTCACCGAATTCACCGGACAGTTGCGGTTGAACGGTGGGGACCTCGCCGCGCATCACTTCACCGGTCGAACCGTCAAGAGTGATGATCTCACCTTTTTTGAAAACATCCCCTTTGACCGTGGTGATGGTTTCGTTGCGGTAATCAACTTTAATGTCGCCGCACCCGGCAACACAACATTTCCCCATGCCACGGGCGACGACCGCCGCGTGCGAGGTCATCCCGCCACGGGCAGTGAGGATGCCCTGGGCGGCGTGCATGCCGTGGATGTCTTCGGGGCTGGTTTCAACGCGAACCAGGATAACCTTGCGGTTGAGTTTGGCCTCCGCTTCAGCTTCATCGGCGGTGAAGATGATTTTTCCTGAAGCCGCGCCGGGAGAAGCGGGGAGCCCTTTGGCAACAACGATTTTTTCGGCGGCAGGATCGAGTGACGGATGCAACAATTGATCGAGTTGCTCGGGGGCAACACGCAGCACGGCCTCATTTTCACTGATCAGCCCTTCCTTGACCATATCGACGGCGATGCGTACCGCGGCCTTGGCGGTGCGCTTGCCGTTGCGCGTTTGCAGCATGTAAAGCTTGTGTTTTTCGATCGTAAATTCGATATCTTGCATGTCACGATAGTGTTTTTCAAGGATATCGCGAATTTTTGCCAACTGCGCGTAGCATTCCGGCAAGACATCTTCCATGGCGGGCAGGTCGCCTGGTTTGTGTTTGGCTTTGTTGATCGGCTGTGGCGTGCGAATCCCCGCCACCACATCCTCGCCCTGCGCATTGACCAGATATTCGCCGTAGAAGTAGTTTTCACCGGTTGAGGGGTCACGGGTAAAGGCGACGCCGGTCGCACAGTTGTCCCCCATGTTGCCGAAAACCATCGACTGGACGTTGACGGCAGTCCCCCATTCGGCCGGAATGTTATTCAGCCGCCGGTAGGTGATGGCGCGGGCGTTCATCCAGGAACTGAAAACGGCACTGATCGCTCCCCACAGCTGCTCTTTGGGATCGTCAGGGAACTCCTTGCCAAGTTCCCCCCTGACCTTGTTTTTGAACAGGGTGACCAGTTGTTTGAGGTCTGCGGCGCTGAGGTGCGTATCCTCTTTGACCCCTTTATTTTCTTTCATATCGTGGAGGATATCTTCCAGCTCTTCACCGGGCATCCCCATGACGACGTTTGAATACATCTGAATAAAACGTCGATAGGAGTCGTAGGCAAAGCGTTCGTCTCCGCTCTGGGCAATCACGCCCTGCACCGTGGTATCGTTGAGACCGAGATTGAGGACGGTATCCATCATTCCTGGCATCGAAGCCCGGGCACCGGAACGCACCGAAACCAGGAGCGGGTTGGTGGCATCACCAAATTTTTTCCCCATCAATTGCTCGACACGCTCCAGGTTGGATTGAACTTCTTCAGTCAGCCCCGCCGGATAATTCCGGTCATTGGCGTAGTATTCGGTGCAAACTTCTGTGGTAAGAGTAAAACCGGCCGGAACCGGCAGGCCGATGGAAGTCATTTCCGCCAGGTTGGCACCTTTGCCACCGAGCAGATTTTTCATGCGGCCATCACCCTCGGCATGACCGTCACCAAAGAAATACACATGTTGCTTTGCCATCAAAATCCTCCTTGACACGATGTAGGTTGTTGGGGGAGCAAGCTCCCCAATGATAAGTGCTGGTAATCCCTAAACAAAAGAACCGCGCAAGGGGCGCGGTTCGGTTATATGTTGTGTTAAATGCTCAAACGGGTGAAATCGGCAATCTTGGCGAAAAGCTCGGCGACACGGGTCAGCAGCGCCAGCCGGTTGGCCTTGACCTTTTCATCCTCAGCCATGACCATCACCGCTGTAAAGAAGTCATCGACCGGTTCCCTTAAGGTGGCGATAGTGCGCAAGGCAGCGGTGTAGTCAGCGCTGCGGGTGGCGGTCGCACAACGGTTCTCGACCGCTTCGAGCGCCGTCAGCAGCTTTTGCTCACTCGGTTTTTCAAACAGCTCCGGGTTGACCTCGGTAACAACGCCGTCCTTGATAATGTTGACCACCCGTTTAAAGGCGACGGCCAGCGCTTCGAAATCGTCGCGCGTTTTTATCTGTGCCAATGCTTTAACCCGCTCAACCGCATCGGTCACGTCATCGAACGCCGCGCACAGTACGGCATCGACAACGTCCTGGGCGTAGCCCTGACCGGTCAACAGGTTGACGAGACGCAGGCGGATGAATTCAATGACGTCTGCTTTAACTTCAGTCGCTGGCCGGGTCAATTTTGCTGCCAATTGAGCAACGGCACGCGCCACCAGTTCGGGAATTGACAGCGAATAGCCGCGATCAAGAATAATTGAGAGAATGCCGATGGCCGTGCGGCGCAAGGCATAAGGGTCCGCCGATCCGGTCGGGATCAGGCCAACGCCAAAGCAGCCGCACAGGGTATCGATCTTGTCGGCCAGCGAAACAAACGCCCCGACATTGTCGGAGGGGAGCTCCCCGCCAGCTTCGACCGGCAGGTAGTGTTCGAAGATGGCGTTGGCGACACGCGGATCTTCCCCTTCGAGCAGCGCGTATTCGCGCCCCATGACCCCTTGCAGTTCAGGGAATTCATAGACCATGTTCGATTCGAGATCGCATTTGGCCAGCTCACTGGCACGCTCGGTCAACGCTTTTGCTGCTGGCTCAAAACGTTCGGCCAGCTCGGCGGCAATCGTCTTGAAGCGCAAGACCTTCTCAAAACTGGTGCCGAGCTGACGCTGGTAAACGACATTTTTTAATGCTTCAAGGCGGTCGGCAAGAGGCGTCTGCTGATCTTTTTCCCAG carries:
- a CDS encoding fumarylacetoacetate hydrolase family protein, whose amino-acid sequence is MFQIIPRGTTTNYQVGKLVCVARNYVDHIRELNNAFPDEPVLFTKPTTSIIVDGEQIIIPPYSADCHHEVELAVLIGATGKDIPPHRALQHVAGYGVALDMTLRDVQSALKAKGLPWDKAKGFDTSCPLSPFVAAEAVADPQRLRIALRVNGALRQDATTALMMRSIPELIAAASAIFTLEAGDILLTGTPAGVAAVKSGDVLEAEIEQVGRLRVTVA
- the ppdK gene encoding pyruvate, phosphate dikinase; the encoded protein is MAKQHVYFFGDGHAEGDGRMKNLLGGKGANLAEMTSIGLPVPAGFTLTTEVCTEYYANDRNYPAGLTEEVQSNLERVEQLMGKKFGDATNPLLVSVRSGARASMPGMMDTVLNLGLNDTTVQGVIAQSGDERFAYDSYRRFIQMYSNVVMGMPGEELEDILHDMKENKGVKEDTHLSAADLKQLVTLFKNKVRGELGKEFPDDPKEQLWGAISAVFSSWMNARAITYRRLNNIPAEWGTAVNVQSMVFGNMGDNCATGVAFTRDPSTGENYFYGEYLVNAQGEDVVAGIRTPQPINKAKHKPGDLPAMEDVLPECYAQLAKIRDILEKHYRDMQDIEFTIEKHKLYMLQTRNGKRTAKAAVRIAVDMVKEGLISENEAVLRVAPEQLDQLLHPSLDPAAEKIVVAKGLPASPGAASGKIIFTADEAEAEAKLNRKVILVRVETSPEDIHGMHAAQGILTARGGMTSHAAVVARGMGKCCVAGCGDIKVDYRNETITTVKGDVFKKGEIITLDGSTGEVMRGEVPTVQPQLSGEFGELMVWADNIRTMKVRTNADTPHDAQVARDFGAEGIGLCRTEHMFFEGDRIMAVREMILAEDVEGRKKALEKILPMQKGDFLGLFRVMKGLPVTIRLLDPPLHEFLPHTDKEIDALSKDIGVPAATLKAKVEALHEFNPMLGHRGCRLAITYPEIYDMQVQAIMEAACELNKNEGYAIIPEIMIPLVSEVRELAVLRANAIKVADAVIARYGVKVEYLIGTMIELPRAALTADVIAAEAEFFSFGTNDLTQTTYGLSRDDAGRFLPFYVEKDLFPNDPFVAIDQEGVGLLVKMGCEKGRAGRPGIKLGICGEHGGEPSSVIFCHQIGLDYVSCSPFRVPIARLAAAHAVLLEK
- the glyS gene encoding glycine--tRNA ligase subunit beta; protein product: MSAELFLEIGAEEIPAGFIPVALADLERLLRKEFDSTQIGYGAIRTFGTPRRLAIAIDAVAIEQPTRRSEAMGPARHIAFDANGQPTKAAIGFARGQGVDVADLKIVTTDKGEYICAEKEEVGRKTVELLPELLPKMIAALPFRKSMRWKDLDVRFARPLHWIVALFDGQVVPFTYGNLTSGNRSRGHRFLAPQEFRVSSASDYLSVAEKHFVIADIARRKARIKEQIAAIAAAEGAQLLENEELLDEVTNLVEFPVALAGGFDPEFLKLPRELLITSMREHQRYFSLIAADGKLLPRFITIANNQVDDPAVIVRGNERVIRPRLSDAMFFWEKDQQTPLADRLEALKNVVYQRQLGTSFEKVLRFKTIAAELAERFEPAAKALTERASELAKCDLESNMVYEFPELQGVMGREYALLEGEDPRVANAIFEHYLPVEAGGELPSDNVGAFVSLADKIDTLCGCFGVGLIPTGSADPYALRRTAIGILSIILDRGYSLSIPELVARAVAQLAAKLTRPATEVKADVIEFIRLRLVNLLTGQGYAQDVVDAVLCAAFDDVTDAVERVKALAQIKTRDDFEALAVAFKRVVNIIKDGVVTEVNPELFEKPSEQKLLTALEAVENRCATATRSADYTAALRTIATLREPVDDFFTAVMVMAEDEKVKANRLALLTRVAELFAKIADFTRLSI